One segment of Thamnophis elegans isolate rThaEle1 chromosome 16, rThaEle1.pri, whole genome shotgun sequence DNA contains the following:
- the ISL2 gene encoding insulin gene enhancer protein ISL-2, producing the protein MVDIIFPSPFGGAMGDNTKKKPGIATCVGCGSEIHDQYILKVSPDLEWHAACLKCADCRQFLDETCTCFVRDGKTYCKRDYIRLFGIKCAKCAGGFSSSDLVMRARDHVYHLECFRCSVCSRQLLPGDEFSLRDHELLCRADHSLLLDGAGSAESPPRSPGHLQGARPGHLQLPDAVPGRQPSLRPHVHKQAEKTTRVRTVLNEKQLHTLRTCYAANPRPDALMKEQLVEMTGLSPRVIRVWFQNKRCKDKKKSILMKQLQQQQQHSDKAVSGPAEPG; encoded by the exons ATGGTGgatattatttttccttccccttttggAGGTGCGATGGGGGACAACACCAAAa AGAAACCCGGGATCGCCACGTGCGTGGGCTGCGGGAGCGAAATCCACGACCAGTACATCCTCAAGGTCTCGCCGGACCTGGAGTGGCACGCGGCGTGTCTGAAGTGCGCGGACTGTAGGCAGTTCCTGGACGAGACGTGTACTTGCTTCGTGCGCGATGGCAAAACTTACTGTAAAAGAGATTACATCAG GCTCTTCGGCATCAAGTGCGCCAAGTGCGCGGGCGGCTTCAGCAGCAGCGACCTGGTCATGCGCGCCCGCGACCACGTCTACCACCTGGAGTGCTTCCGATGCTCCGTCTGCAGCCGGCAGCTCCTGCCCGGGGACGAGTTCTCGCTGCGCGACCACGAGCTGCTCTGCCGCGCCGACCACAGCCTCCTGCTCGACGGCGCCGGCTCGGCCGAGAGCCCCCCACGCAGCCCTGGACACCTGCAGGGCGCCAGGCCGGGACACCTCCAACTCCCAG ACGCGGTGCCCGGGCGGCAGCCTTCCCTGCGTCCCCACGTGCACAAGCAGGCGGAGAAGACGACGCGGGTTCGGACGGTGCTGAACGAGAAGCAGCTTCACACGCTGCGCACCTGCTACGCGGCCAACCCGCGGCCGGACGCGCTGATGAAGGAGCAGCTGGTGGAGATGACCGGCCTGAGCCCACGCGTGATCCGCGTCTGGTTCCAGAACAAGCGCTGCAAAGACAAGAAGAAATCCATCCTCATGAAACAgctgcagcaacagcagcagcacagCGACAAGGCAGTAAGTGGGCCAGCCGAGCCGGGCTGA